The following are encoded in a window of Fusarium oxysporum f. sp. lycopersici 4287 supercont2.56 genomic scaffold, whole genome shotgun sequence genomic DNA:
- a CDS encoding cytochrome P450 oxidoreductase (At least one base has a quality score < 10), producing the protein MQSTLPASWYREPGFYQLERRAIFSKSWILISHSCQFNETGKYVRYEMAGYPFFVIRDRAGNINAFLNICRHRAFPIVHKDSGQASVLSCKYHGWSYKMNGDLAKAPRFDSVQEFDKDSHKLYKVHTHIDKLGFVWVNLDAAETPTHSWEEQFGGVTEQPRLANYDLNNYKFDHTWSMEGKFNWKTLIENYNECYHCPTAHPGLAPFFKGNMQMVYGCQKHWN; encoded by the exons ATGCAAAGCACTCTCCCAGCGTCATGGTACCGTGAGCCTGGCTTCTACCAGCTCGAACGGCGTGCGATTTTTAGTAAATCATGGATTCTGATATCCCATTCCTGCCAGTTCAACGAGACTGGGAAATACGTTCGCTATGAAATGGCTGGCTACCCATTTTTTGTTATTCGAGATCGAGCCGGTAATATTAATGCTTTCCTTAACATTTGTCGCCACAGGGCATTCCCCATTGTCCACAAAGACTCAGGGCAAGCATCAGTATTGTCATGCAAGTACCATG GATGGTCGTACAAGATGAACGGTGACTTGGCCAAGGCTCCACGGTTTGACAGCGTTCAAGAATTCGACAAGGACAGCCACAAATTGTATAAGGTACATACTCATATCGACAAGCTTGGCTTCGTCTGGGTCAACCTTGATGCTGCCGAGACACCAACCCACAGCTGGGAGGAGCAATTCGGCGGAGTAACTGAGCAGCCACGCCTGGCAAACTACGACTTGAACAACTATAAGTTTGACCACACTTGGTCGATGGAGGGCAAGTTCAACTGGAAGACTCTGATTGAGAATTACAACGAG TGTTACCATTGTCCCACTGCTCACCCAGGTCTCGCACCCTTTTTCAAGGGCAATATGCAGATGGTATATGGCTGCCAGAAACACTGGAATTGA